The Rhododendron vialii isolate Sample 1 chromosome 5a, ASM3025357v1 genome contains a region encoding:
- the LOC131326756 gene encoding cysteine proteinase mucunain-like, which yields MALESFSIPCFLFLCFSLLFSSSALDTSIITYDQTHLKTPRFPLTDLELASLYENWLVGHGKTYNAAGEKERRFEIFKDNLRFIEEHNSVNRSYNVGLNRFADLTNEEYRSMFLSGTMKRVKLNRMPGRNNSNRYVVRVGETLPKRVDWRERGAVNSVKDQGQCGSCWAFSTIAAVEGINQIVTGNLVSLSEQELVDCDRSWNNGCNGGNVDYGFRFIINNGGINAEKDYPYRAIDGTCDQNRRNRRVVSIDGYEDVPANDENSLRKAVANQPVSVSIESSGRDFQLYESGVFTGSCGTSLDHGVVVVGYGSENGIDYWIVRNSWGPNWGEKGYIRMQRNINTPSGKCGITLTASYPTKTSVKPSPPPVKPSTACDHYSSCPKGTTCCCLSGNSGACKSWGCCPFESAICCKDSTCCPHDYPICNGSTCLMRKEIPFGIKALERGPVTANWGHRQSGTIIGNA from the exons ATGGCCTTAGAATCCTTTTCCATCCCCTGTTTCCTCTTCCTCtgcttctccctcctcttctccTCCTCTGCTCTCGACACCTCCATCATCACCTACGACCAAACCCACCTCAAGACGCCGCGGTTTCCCCTAACCGACCTCGAGTTAGCTTCTCTTTACGAGAACTGGCTCGTCGGTCACGGGAAAACGTACAATGCCGCGGGGGAGAAGGAGAGGCGGTTCGAGATATTTAAAGATAATCTCCGGTTTATTGAAGAGCATAATTCCGTGAACCGGAGTTACAACGTTGGATTGAACCGGTTTGCTGATCTGACCAATGAAGAGTACCGATCGATGTTTTTGAGCGGGACGATGAAGAGGGTGAAGTTGAACCGGATGCCGGGTCGGAACAATAGCAACCGGTATGTGGTTCGGGTCGGGGAGACATTGCCGAAGCGGGTGGATTGGAGGGAGAGGGGGGCTGTTAATTCCGTTAAGGATCAAGGCCAGTGTG GGAGTTGCTGGGCTTTCTCCACTATTGCTGCAGTGGAAGGCATAAACCAGATTGTAACAGGAAATCTGGTCTCGTTGTCGGAGCAGGAGCTGGTGGATTGCGATAGATCGTGGAATAACGGGTGCAATGGAGGTAATGTGGACTACGGCTTTCGGTTCATCATCAACAATGGTGGCATCAACGCCGAGAAAGATTATCCTTACCGTGCCATTGATGGCACATGTGACCAGAACCGG AGAAACAGGAGAGTTGTTAGCATTGACGGATACGAAGATGTACCAGCGAATGACGAGAATTCACTGAGGAAGGCCGTGGCCAACCAACCCGTTAGTGTTTCCATCGAATCCTCCGGAAGGGATTTCCAGCTTTACGAATCG GGTGTATTCACCGGATCCTGCGGGACAAGTCTTGACCATGGAGTCGTCGTAGTTGGGTACGGTTCGGAAAACGGCATCGACTATTGGATTGTAAGAAACTCGTGGGGTCCTAATTGGGGAGAGAAAGGATACATCAGGATGCAACGCAACATAAATACTCCTAGCGGTAAGTGTGGGATCACACTAACGGCATCATACCCGACCAAGACCAGTGTGAAACCTAGTCCGCCTCCGGTTAAGCCCTCCACGGCTTGCGACCACTACTCCAGTTGCCCCAAGGGCACCACATGTTGCTGTCTCTCTGGAAATAGTGGTGCTTGTAAGAGTTGGGGATGTTGTCCCTTTGAATCTGCTATCTGCTGCAAGGATTCAACCTGTTGCCCCCATGACTATCCAATTTGCAATGGCAGCACCTGCCTAATG CGGAAGGAAATCCCGTTCGGAATAAAAGCGTTGGAACGAGGTCCTGTTACGGCAAACTGGGGTCACAGGCAGTCGGGAACGATCATCGGTAACGCTTGA
- the LOC131326802 gene encoding leucine-rich repeat extensin-like protein 3 isoform X2: protein MHQLPTQSHCSAYPSMSISGIQGQLLEVTVVGCNKLKDTEWISRQDPYVCLEYGSAKFRTRTCTDGGKNPTFQEKFTFTLIEGLRELNVFVWNSNTLTYDDFIGSGKVQLQKVLSEGYDDNSSPLQTKTGRHAGEVRLILHYANANKPATSYAPSAPPYVAPSAPQVSMYSTPPPASSGFYPPRATAYPPPPSAYASYPPKSSPYPSTPYAPPQPSAYPPPYPPPSAYPPPYPAPSAYPPPPYPPPPHSSPYPPPPGPFPGIYPPPPY, encoded by the exons ATGCACCAATTGCCAACTCAATCCCATTGTTCTGCCTATCCTTCCATGTCGATCTCCGGTATTCAGGGCCAACTCCTCGAAGTCACCg TGGTTGGTTGCAACAAATTGAAGGACACAGAATGGATTTCGAGGCAAGACCCCTACGTTTGCCTCGAATACGGTAGCGCCAAGTTCCGTACCCGCACTTGCACAG ACGGAGGCAAAAACCCTACGTTTCAAGAGAAATTCACGTTCACGCTGATCGAAGGGCTTCGGGAACTGAACGTTTTTGTTTGGAACAGCAATACCCTCACCTACGACGATTTCATTGGCAGTGGAAA GGTTCAATTGCAAAAGGTGCTTTCTGAGGGATACGACGACAACTCTTCGCCGCTACAAACTAAAACCGGCAG GCATGCAGGAGAAGTTAGACTCATCTTGCATTATGCCAATGCCAAT AAGCCAGCAACAAGCTATGCTCCATCAGCTCCACCATATGTAGCACCATCTGCCCCCCAAGTCTCTATGTactccacaccaccaccagCATCTTCAGGTTTTTATCCACCACGAGCTACTGCTtacccaccaccaccgtcaGCGTATGCTTCATACCCACCAAAGTCAAGCCCTTATCCATCAACACCTTACGCTCCTCCTCAGCCATCTGCTTATCCTCCACCATACCCACCGCCTTCAGCTTATCCCCCTCCATACCCAGCGCCTTCAGCTTATCCCCCTCCACCATATCCGCCACCCCCGCATAGCTCGCCCTATCCTCCTCCTCCTG GTCCGTTTCCTGGAATCTATCCTCCACCACCCTACTGA
- the LOC131326802 gene encoding leucine-rich repeat extensin-like protein 3 isoform X3 — translation MHQLPTQSHCSAYPSMSISGIQGQLLEVTVVGCNKLKDTEWISRQDPYVCLEYGSAKFRTRTCTDGGKNPTFQEKFTFTLIEGLRELNVFVWNSNTLTYDDFIGSGKVQLQKVLSEGYDDNSSPLQTKTGRHAGEVRLILHYANANANKPATSYAPSAPPYVAPSAPQVSMYSTPPPASSGFYPPRATAYPPPPSAYASYPPKSSPYPSTPYAPPQPSAYPPPYPPPSAYPPPYPAPSAYPPPPYPPPPHSSPYPPPPGPFPGIYPPPPY, via the exons ATGCACCAATTGCCAACTCAATCCCATTGTTCTGCCTATCCTTCCATGTCGATCTCCGGTATTCAGGGCCAACTCCTCGAAGTCACCg TGGTTGGTTGCAACAAATTGAAGGACACAGAATGGATTTCGAGGCAAGACCCCTACGTTTGCCTCGAATACGGTAGCGCCAAGTTCCGTACCCGCACTTGCACAG ACGGAGGCAAAAACCCTACGTTTCAAGAGAAATTCACGTTCACGCTGATCGAAGGGCTTCGGGAACTGAACGTTTTTGTTTGGAACAGCAATACCCTCACCTACGACGATTTCATTGGCAGTGGAAA GGTTCAATTGCAAAAGGTGCTTTCTGAGGGATACGACGACAACTCTTCGCCGCTACAAACTAAAACCGGCAG GCATGCAGGAGAAGTTAGACTCATCTTGCATTATGCCAATGCCAATGCCAAT AAGCCAGCAACAAGCTATGCTCCATCAGCTCCACCATATGTAGCACCATCTGCCCCCCAAGTCTCTATGTactccacaccaccaccagCATCTTCAGGTTTTTATCCACCACGAGCTACTGCTtacccaccaccaccgtcaGCGTATGCTTCATACCCACCAAAGTCAAGCCCTTATCCATCAACACCTTACGCTCCTCCTCAGCCATCTGCTTATCCTCCACCATACCCACCGCCTTCAGCTTATCCCCCTCCATACCCAGCGCCTTCAGCTTATCCCCCTCCACCATATCCGCCACCCCCGCATAGCTCGCCCTATCCTCCTCCTCCTG GTCCGTTTCCTGGAATCTATCCTCCACCACCCTACTGA
- the LOC131327555 gene encoding uncharacterized protein LOC131327555, whose translation MSRPLFHKILGKLQQHDVTFVQRNDATGAAGLSGIQKMTTALRMMAYRTPADSLDEYLKIGGSTAVDSLQSFCRGVISIFEAEYLRKPNEADTTRLLHVGNQRDFPGMLGSLDCMHWQWDKCPTAYHGFFNGRSGKSTIVLEAVASYDLWIWHAFFGMLGSFNDINVLNQSHLFDDLSAGCAPPAHFVVNGSQYDMGYYLADGIYPKWATLVQTISQPQGRKKQHFMRMQEACRKDVERAFGVLQARWAIVRGPARFWNEDDLGCIMKTCVILHNMIIEDQRDHDASDEITELFSFNPNQVSRDITPALVDFFKNNRRIRSNEAHHSLRNDLIEQLWARNGDEE comes from the exons ATGAGTCGACCCTTATTTCACAAGATCTTGGGCAAACTTCAACAACATGACGTGACGTTCGTCCAAAGGAATGATGCGACAGGAGCTGCAGGTCTTTCTGGTATCCAAAAGATGACAACAGCTCTAAGGATGATGGCATACAGGACGCCTGCTGATAGTCTTGATGAGTATCTCAAGATTGGGGGAAGTACAGCAGTTGACTCTCTTCAAAGCTTCTGTAGAGGCGTTATCTCTATTTTTGAAGCAGAATACCtgagaaaaccaaatgaagCAGATACTAC caggCTCCTACATGTGGGCAATCAACGTGATTTTCCTGGAATGCTAGGCAGCTTAGATTGTATGCATTGGCAGTGGGACAAATGTCCAACTGCTTACCATGGCTTCTTCAATGGCCGCAGCGGAAAATCCACTATCGTACTTGAAGCAGTTGCATCGTATGATTTGTGGATTTGGCATGCTTTCTTTGGCATGCTTGGGTCATTCAACGATATCAACGTGCTTAATCAATCTCATCTCTTTGATGATCTCAGTGCCGGTTGTGCCCCTCCAGCCCATTTTGTTGTTAACGGGAGTCAGTACGACATGGGGTACTACCTTGCTGATGGGATCTATCCAAAATGGGCGACTCTCGTCCAAACCATTTCTCAACCACAAGGAAGAAAGAAGCAACACTTTATGAGGATGCAGGAGGCATGTCGCAAAGATGTTGAAAGGGCATTTGGCGTACTCCAAGCACGCTGGGCAATTGTGAGAGGACCGGCGCGATTCTGGAATGAGGACGATCTAGGCTGcatcatgaaaacatgtgtTATTTTACATAACATGATAATTGAAGACCAACGTGATCACGATGCTAGTGATGAAATTACtgaacttttttctttcaaccCAAATCAAGTATCGAGAGATATCACTCCTgcattggttgatttctttaaaaataaccGCAGGATTCGATCAAATGAGGCACATCATTCGCTCCGCAATGATCTTATTGAACAACTATGGGCCCGTAATGGAGATGAAGAATGA
- the LOC131326802 gene encoding leucine-rich repeat extensin-like protein 3 isoform X1 — protein MHQLPTQSHCSAYPSMSISGIQGQLLEVTVVGCNKLKDTEWISRQDPYVCLEYGSAKFRTRTCTDGGKNPTFQEKFTFTLIEGLRELNVFVWNSNTLTYDDFIGSGKVQLQKVLSEGYDDNSSPLQTKTGRHAGEVRLILHYANANANKPATSYAPSAPPYVAPSAPQVSMYSTPPPASSGFYPPRATAYPPPPSAYASYPPKSSPYPSTPYAPPQPSAYPPPYPPPSAYPPPYPAPSAYPPPPYPPPPHSSPYPPPPGNSSFLKIILTLSTMS, from the exons ATGCACCAATTGCCAACTCAATCCCATTGTTCTGCCTATCCTTCCATGTCGATCTCCGGTATTCAGGGCCAACTCCTCGAAGTCACCg TGGTTGGTTGCAACAAATTGAAGGACACAGAATGGATTTCGAGGCAAGACCCCTACGTTTGCCTCGAATACGGTAGCGCCAAGTTCCGTACCCGCACTTGCACAG ACGGAGGCAAAAACCCTACGTTTCAAGAGAAATTCACGTTCACGCTGATCGAAGGGCTTCGGGAACTGAACGTTTTTGTTTGGAACAGCAATACCCTCACCTACGACGATTTCATTGGCAGTGGAAA GGTTCAATTGCAAAAGGTGCTTTCTGAGGGATACGACGACAACTCTTCGCCGCTACAAACTAAAACCGGCAG GCATGCAGGAGAAGTTAGACTCATCTTGCATTATGCCAATGCCAATGCCAAT AAGCCAGCAACAAGCTATGCTCCATCAGCTCCACCATATGTAGCACCATCTGCCCCCCAAGTCTCTATGTactccacaccaccaccagCATCTTCAGGTTTTTATCCACCACGAGCTACTGCTtacccaccaccaccgtcaGCGTATGCTTCATACCCACCAAAGTCAAGCCCTTATCCATCAACACCTTACGCTCCTCCTCAGCCATCTGCTTATCCTCCACCATACCCACCGCCTTCAGCTTATCCCCCTCCATACCCAGCGCCTTCAGCTTATCCCCCTCCACCATATCCGCCACCCCCGCATAGCTCGCCCTATCCTCCTCCTCCTGGTAACTCTTCTTTTCTTAAAATCATTCTTACTCTATCTACCATGTCATGA
- the LOC131326755 gene encoding probable receptor-like protein kinase At1g11050, giving the protein MSFQLAILSVLSLSTLSLSSLSSPACPMDLDYVLTIQWDSSACNQTALSDSPSTCCQTLLSLYGVALSQYLKDTSLFRLPDLPTSTSCLSLLQSKLTLLSLPPHLTSICFHPQTYTNSTDACANIQTREDFAALIGSPSPLVPACRHDLSDLTSCDACVQAGFKAHARLVSVDGNFSRTKGCYYYTVLYAAGVVNEFGPKSTGALSCIFGLPMRSPKVSETESGMSQQALVYGSAQAGGAVLGLCCLLGLCFWWRNINRNSSKELSSFGFGLGSDEGRKWRPTAGAVWFKIQDLEKATGDFSLENLIGRGQFGVVYKGILPDGTTVAVKRVIESEIQGDSEFLNEVEIISTLKHRNLVPLRGCCVTGRDENCGDGGGRKYLVYDYMPNGSLNDRLFFRQRSSIPGTHESQDTMRQGDMNFGESGACASFLSPKDPLTWPQRKNIILDVAKALAYLHYGVNPAIYHRDIKPTNILLDANMRARVADFGLVKQNTEGNSRLTTRVAGTHGYLAPEYALYGQLTEKSDVYSFGVVVLETMSGRKALDLSSSGSPRSFLITDWAWELVKAGRVEEVFDDSLVSDGEFLYRRNPREIMERFVLVGILCAHVMVALRPTILEALKMLEGDIEIPMIPDRPIYGDGLSNA; this is encoded by the coding sequence ATGAGTTTTCAACTGGCAATTCTatcagtactctctctctccaccctctctctctcctcactttCATCACCCGCATGCCCCATGGACCTAGACTATGTCCTTACAATCCAGTGGGACTCCTCTGCTTGCAACCAAACAGCACTTTCAGATTCCCCCAGCACCTGTTGCCAAACACTCCTCAGCCTCTATGGTGTAGCCCTATCCCAATACCTCAAGGACACCTCCCTCTTCAGGCTCCCTGACCTACCCACCTCCACCTCttgcctctctctcctccaatcCAAGctcacccttctctctctaccccccCACCTCACCTCCATATGTTTCCACCCCCAAACTTACACCAACTCCACCGACGCGTGTGCCAACATCCAGACCCGAGAGGACTTTGCCGCCCTGATAGGATCGCCCAGTCCCCTCGTCCCCGCCTGCCGGCACGACCTATCCGATCTCACCTCGTGCGACGCGTGCGTGCAAGCCGGGTTCAAAGCCCACGCCCGGTTGGTTTCCGTCGATGGGAATTTCTCCCGCACCAAGGGTTGCTACTACTACACTGTTTTGTATGCTGCAGGTGTTGTGAATGAGTTCGGCCCCAAGAGTACGGGTGCTCTTTCGTGCATCTTTGGGCTTCCAATGCGATCTCCAAAGGTTTCAGAGACAGAAAGTGGTATGAGCCAACAAGCCCTGGTTTATGGGTCAGCTCAAGCTGGTGGAGCTGTTCTAGGCCTTTGTTGCTTGTTGGGCTTGTGCTTCTGGTGGAGGAATATAAATCGCAACTCTTCGAAAGAACTTTCAAGTTTCGGGTTTGGGTTAGGTTCAGATGAAGGCCGGAAGTGGCGGCCCACGGCAGGAGCGGTTTGgttcaaaattcaagatttaGAGAAGGCGACCGGCGATTTTTCTCTGGAGAATTTGATTGGAAGAGGGCAATTTGGGGTTGTGTATAAAGGGATTTTGCCTGATGGAACAACGGTGGCTGTGAAGAGGGTTATAGAATCTGAAATTCAAGGAGATTCTGAATTCTTAAATGAAGTTGAGATCATTAGTACTTTGAAGCACCGGAATCTGGTGCCACTTAGAGGGTGTTGCGTGACCGGGAGAGACGAGAATTGTGGAGATGGAGGAGGTCGGAAATACCTTGTCTACGATTACATGCCCAATGGAAGCCTCAATGACCGTTTGTTTTTTCGCCAAAGATCCTCTATCCCTGGAACACATGAATCTCAAGACACGATGAGACAAGGTGACATGAATTTCGGAGAAAGTGGAGCTTGTGCCTCTTTTTTATCACCAAAAGATCCATTGACTTGGCctcaaagaaagaacataattctGGATGTGGCAAAGGCTCTGGCTTACTTGCATTATGGAGTGAACCCTGCAATTTACCATAGAGACATCAAGCCCACAAATATACTGTTGGATGCAAATATGAGGGCTAGAGTAGCTGATTTTGGACTAGTCAAGCAAAACACAGAAGGAAATTCCCGTCTTACAACCAGAGTGGCTGGGACACATGGATACTTAGCCCCAGAATACGCATTATACGGGCAACTGACAGAGAAGAGTGATGTTTATAGCTTCGGAGTGGTAGTTTTGGAAACGATGAGTGGGAGGAAGGCACTTGACTTGTCGTCCTCAGGGTCACCGCGGTCCTTTCTTATCACCGATTGGGCTTGGGAGTTGGTGAAAGCGGGAAGAGTGGAAGAGGTTTTTGATGATTCGTTGGTTAGTGATGGGGAATTCTTGTATAGGAGAAATCCGAGGGAGATAATGGAAAGGTTTGTGCTTGTGGGTATTTTGTGTGCTCATGTGATGGTGGCTTTGAGGCCTACTATTTTGGAGGCCTTGAAAATGTTGGAAGGAGATATTGAGATTCCTATGATACCAGATAGACCAATTTATGGGGACGGGTTGTCTAATGCATAA
- the LOC131326956 gene encoding protein IRX15-LIKE-like has protein sequence MKASTKLILLHPSSLPKHGGQTAANATTPHRIYLLLFASLFTFFSLFTLLTTKTRAPTAATTTTTASSAADGGGASLPEPIFDALLHYASISNSTDANRLSSAELKSVAAVLRRYPNCNLLVFGLTHETLLWHALNRGGRTVFVDESAYLVSKLEQSHPDIEAYDIQFTTKVRDLHALVNHTRRQIRHECRPVQNLLFSDCKLGINDFPNHVYEVGWDVILVDGPRGYFPAAPGRMAAIYTAGVLARSKRGGGGKTHVFVHEFDREVERVCSEEFLCGENLVEVKDLLGHFVVGRMEADRFEFCSNSASLENHRLDD, from the coding sequence atgAAGGCCAGCACAAAACTAATCCTGCTCCACCCCTCTTCACTACCCAAACACGGCGGACAAACCGCCGCCAACGCCACCACTCCCCACCGCATCTATCTCCTCCTCTTCGCCTCACTATTCACTTTCTTCTCCCTCTTCACTCTCCTCACCACCAAAACCCGCGCtcccaccgccgccaccacaaccacaaccgCCTCCTCCGCCGCCGACGGCGGCGGCGCCTCCCTACCCGAACCCATCTTCGACGCCCTCCTCCACTACGCCTCCATCTCGAACTCCACCGACGCCAACCGCCTCTCCTCCGCCGAGCTGAAATCCGTCGCCGCCGTCCTCCGCCGCTACCCCAACTGCAACCTCCTCGTCTTCGGCCTGACCCACGAGACCCTCCTCTGGCACGCTCTCAACCGCGGCGGCCGCACCGTCTTCGTCGACGAGAGCGCCTACCTGGTCTCCAAGCTCGAGCAATCCCACCCGGACATCGAGGCCTACGACATCCAGTTCACTACCAAGGTGAGAGACCTCCACGCCCTGGTCAACCACACGAGACGCCAAATCCGACACGAGTGCCGGCCCGTGCAAAACCTCCTGTTCTCCGACTGCAAGCTGGGCATCAACGATTTCCCGAATCACGTGTACGAGGTGGGCTGGGACGTGATCTTGGTCGACGGGCCGCGCGGGTACTTCCCCGCGGCGCCCGGGAGGATGGCGGCGATTTACACCGCCGGCGTGCTGGCTAGGAgtaagagaggaggaggagggaaaaCCCATGTGTTTGTGCACGAGTTTGACAGGGAAGTGGAGAGGGTTTGCAGTGAGGAGTTTCTGTGTGGGGAGAATTTGGTGGAGGTGAAGGACTTGTTGGGGCATTTTGTGGTGGGGAGAATGGAGGCTGATAGGTTTGAGTTCTGCAGCAATTCGGCATCGTTGGAAAATCATAGATTAGATGATTAA